GGGGTCGAGGTCACGCTTGCTGCGCTTGTGCGCTTCCGGCTGATTGTTGCTGTGGCGAAACCGTGCCACCAGGGCGGGTTCATCCACACGCCTGAAAAAGCCGGTCACCAGTTCCTCGGCGTAGTCCTTGAGTTCGGCCGGGGCGAGGTTATTGGCGGTGAAGTAGCCATTGGCCTGCATCGGCTTGATGGGGTATTTGCTGTAATCCTCTTCGCTTTCCAGGGGCAGGGCCTGACCGGGCTCTTGCAGCAGCACCTCAGCCGGTATGCCCAGCTCTGCATGGAGCTTGCGGATCATGGACAGGCTCAGCGGCCGTTTGCGATTGAGCACTTCCGAGACCTTGGACTTGGAGCCGATCAGGGGTACCAGGTCGTTGTTGATCAGGCCTTGCTGGTCCATGCGAAAGAGGATGGCGTCCACCGGGTCGGGCGCATCCATGGGGAAGTGCTGGTCCTCGTACTGTTCCAGCAGCAGGCCGAGCAATTCCAGTTGATCGGCCTCGGGGCTGCCCGGCGCTGGATCAAGTTCCATGAGTTCGGCCAGCGCCGCCATGCCGGCCTGGTAGTCGTTTTCGGATTTGATGACGCGAAGCTGCATGACGCTTACCCCTTAGAATGTCTTTTTGCTGTATTCCGCATGGGTGCCAACCCATTCTATTCGCAGAATACCCGCTTGATAGGCCGCTTTGACGACCAGCCGGTAATGGTTGCCCTTGATGTTGAAGATCACCCGGTTGTCGGAGAGGAAATCCGCACTGGGGAAACGACGCTTGATGTCGTTCGGGCATTGCCAAGCGGAGGCCTTCTTTCTGGTCAGATCGAGGCCGATAGCCACCTTGGCGGTTTTCAGGGAGGATGGCTTGGTCTGGAATGGATGGTCTGGCTTCCACTCCCAGTCAGCGGTTTATGTGGAGGCCAAGCGAAAAGAATCGGAGCTGATATATCAAAGCTAGGGCGGACCCCCGACAGCGCCGCCGGGGTCCAATACAGCCTCAGGGCGCAAACAGGCGCTTATCCTCCCCTTATGGCTGCTGCAATCCAGTATAGAGGTCAGCTGCCGGGGTTTAAAAGCCTTATCGGAGCCTTGGCCTGACCCCTATTCCTCGCCCTCCCGCCAGCGTTTCAGCAGCACGTAGGTGGCCCCGGTGCCGCCGTCCCAGCGTGGGGCCGAGCTGTAGGCCATGACGCCTTGGTGCTGCGGCAGCCATTGGTTGACCTTCTGCTTTAGAATGGGCTGCTGTTGCGCCGAGCCCTTGCCCTTGCCGTGGATGATGCGTACCACGCGAAAGGCGCGCATGCGGCTTTGGTCGATGAACTGGCGCAGCAGGTGGCGGGCCTGTTCCACCCGGTAGCCGTGCAGGTCGAGGGTTTCCTCTGGCGGCAGATGACCGC
This is a stretch of genomic DNA from gamma proteobacterium SS-5. It encodes these proteins:
- a CDS encoding type II toxin-antitoxin system HigB family toxin, coding for MKTAKVAIGLDLTRKKASAWQCPNDIKRRFPSADFLSDNRVIFNIKGNHYRLVVKAAYQAGILRIEWVGTHAEYSKKTF
- a CDS encoding Smr/MutS family protein; the encoded protein is MNTSKKKGDTINETAADGTAEAELFRQAMADARPLQANRIEPFRPRLRPEPIEQPPQPEAPEVFADRSIQTHDELLFMRPGLQQRRFLALQRGHLPPEETLDLHGYRVEQARHLLRQFIDQSRMRAFRVVRIIHGKGKGSAQQQPILKQKVNQWLPQHQGVMAYSSAPRWDGGTGATYVLLKRWREGEE